A genomic stretch from Bdellovibrionota bacterium includes:
- the hemE gene encoding uroporphyrinogen decarboxylase, whose translation MSNYSSDSFLNALNGKNKSQIPVWFMRQAGRYLPEYMAVKKQSNFRTMSHTPELMKEITLQPMRKYPLDASIMFSDILTCLEYMGSTFEFTDHGPKLANAGIETVKNLGNLDPRKDMMFIRDGIHLIKKELKDRPLIGFVGAPFTLISYLAEGGTSKEFIITKRFLFEDPKGFNSAMAHIATQIANYLKFQIESGVQAVQIFDSWVGVLSQKEYESFILPHMKYIVSEVKKTYPNTPVILYSQPTAHLVELMSQTGANAISVDWRTPLSQIAKRVPQNITLQGNIDPIVMTLDWEKAKPYVENILSDAKRAEILDRFVFNVGHGVTPFTNTATVAQTIDYVHNYR comes from the coding sequence ATGTCTAATTATTCAAGCGATAGTTTTTTGAACGCGTTAAACGGAAAAAATAAATCTCAAATTCCAGTTTGGTTTATGAGACAGGCCGGACGATATCTTCCTGAATATATGGCTGTAAAAAAACAATCCAACTTCCGTACCATGAGTCACACACCAGAGTTGATGAAAGAAATCACTTTGCAGCCGATGAGAAAATATCCTTTGGATGCTTCAATTATGTTCTCCGACATTCTCACTTGCTTGGAATACATGGGATCTACTTTTGAATTTACAGATCATGGGCCGAAGTTAGCAAATGCAGGAATTGAAACTGTAAAAAACCTTGGCAACCTCGACCCAAGAAAAGACATGATGTTCATTAGAGATGGGATTCACCTGATCAAAAAAGAGCTGAAAGATCGCCCATTAATTGGATTTGTTGGCGCACCATTCACTTTAATTTCTTATTTAGCCGAAGGCGGAACATCAAAAGAATTTATCATTACAAAAAGATTCTTGTTCGAAGATCCAAAGGGTTTTAACTCTGCGATGGCTCATATTGCTACTCAGATTGCTAATTACCTTAAGTTTCAAATTGAATCCGGCGTTCAAGCAGTGCAAATTTTTGATTCTTGGGTTGGTGTTCTTTCTCAAAAAGAATATGAGAGCTTTATCTTACCTCACATGAAATACATTGTGAGTGAAGTGAAAAAAACTTACCCAAACACTCCCGTAATACTTTATTCTCAACCAACAGCACACTTAGTAGAGCTTATGTCACAGACTGGAGCCAATGCAATCAGTGTAGACTGGAGAACTCCGCTTTCTCAAATTGCAAAGCGAGTTCCGCAGAATATTACTTTACAGGGCAATATTGATCCCATCGTTATGACTTTGGATTGGGAAAAGGCTAAACCCTATGTTGAAAACATATTAAGTGACGCTAAAAGAGCAGAAATTTTAGATCGCTTTGTCTTCAACGTCGGCCATGGCGTCACTCCGTTCACTAATACGGCCACTGTCGCTCAAACTATTGATTATGTTCACAACTACAGATAA
- a CDS encoding response regulator transcription factor — protein sequence MIGHILLIEDNDLLGASLIDNLQMENFTVDWVQDGETGLKAAMKGVHDLIILDLTLPKLDGFEILSTVRQSHTTPVLILSAKGTVQDKIQGLELKADDYLTKPFHFKELLLRIQAVLRRSQPKQKEIKKITIGNATFDFDAQQVSAQGQLERLTDKETRILKLLLTYTNQVVAREKILDLVWGYNNYPSTRTIDNMIVKFRKWIEVDPTNPVIITSHRGIGYSLMMKEETNV from the coding sequence ATGATTGGACACATTCTTTTAATTGAAGACAATGATCTCTTGGGTGCAAGTCTGATCGACAATCTCCAGATGGAAAATTTTACGGTGGACTGGGTTCAAGATGGAGAAACTGGATTGAAAGCCGCAATGAAAGGCGTCCATGACCTTATCATTCTAGATCTCACGCTTCCAAAGCTTGATGGATTCGAAATTCTCTCGACGGTTAGGCAGTCTCATACGACGCCGGTTTTAATTTTATCGGCCAAAGGGACCGTTCAAGATAAAATTCAAGGATTAGAGCTCAAGGCCGATGATTATTTGACAAAACCATTTCACTTTAAAGAATTGCTTTTGAGAATCCAGGCGGTTTTAAGAAGATCTCAGCCTAAACAAAAAGAAATCAAAAAAATCACCATCGGAAACGCTACTTTTGATTTTGACGCTCAACAAGTCAGCGCACAAGGTCAGTTAGAAAGATTAACAGACAAAGAAACTCGTATTTTAAAATTACTTCTCACTTACACCAACCAAGTGGTAGCTAGAGAAAAGATTTTGGATTTGGTTTGGGGTTACAACAATTACCCCTCAACTAGAACCATTGACAATATGATTGTGAAATTTAGAAAATGGATCGAAGTCGATCCAACGAATCCAGTTATTATTACTTCTCACCGAGGAATTGGTTATTCCCTAATGATGAAAGAGGAAACAAATGTCTAA